A stretch of Equus przewalskii isolate Varuska chromosome 11, EquPr2, whole genome shotgun sequence DNA encodes these proteins:
- the IRF7 gene encoding interferon regulatory factor 7 isoform X7, producing the protein MAVAPDRVAPRVLFGDWLLGEVSSGRYEGLEWLDAARTHFRVPWKHFGRRDLGEADSRIFKAWAVARGRWPPSSSRSDPQTPESALRAGWKTNFRCALRSTRRFVMLQDNSGDLTDPHKVYALSPEVGWAGPNSPSEDAGINQGKDEALDVPPRMGGFLRPALAGDAGERRGHQLAGPNPEPCAPSPLSGPADDVEDLLLQALQQSSLEDHLLEATWGVDPISPEAPGPELPAGQLYLPKPQAQTTEPSLGTLDVTIMYKGRTVLQEVVGRPRCVFLYGPPSLPVEATELQCVAFPSPAELPDQKQLHYTEKLLQHVAPGLQLELRGPGLWARRLGKCKVFWEVGGPLGSASPSSPARLLPRNCDTPIFDFSTFFRELVEFRARQRQGSPHYTIYLAFGQDLSARRPKEKSLVLVKLEPWLCRAHLEGVQREGVSSLDSGSLGLCLSSSNSLYNDLEHFLDHFFMEVEQPA; encoded by the exons ATGGCTGTGGCTCCCGACAG GGTAGCCCCGCGCGTGCTGTTCGGAGACTGGCTTTTGGGCGAGGTCAGCAGCGGCCGCTACGAGGGGCTGGAGTGGCTGGACGCAGCCCGCACACACTTCCGTGTCCCCTGGAAGCACTTCGGGCGGAGGGACCTGGGCGAGGCGGACTCACGCATCTTCAAG GCCTGGGCCGTAGCCCGCGGCAGGTGGCcgcccagcagcagcagaagtgaCCCTCAGACCCCCGAGAGCGCCCTCCGCGCAGGCTGGAAAACCAACTTCCGCTGCGCATTGCGCAGCACGCGGCGCTTCGTGATGCTGCAAGACAACTCTGGGGACCTCACGGACCCGCATAAGGTGTATGCGCTCAGCCCCGAGGTGGGGTGGGCAG GTCCCAACTCTCCCTCAGAAGATGCAGGCATTAACCAGGGGAAGGATGAGGCCCTTGATGTCCCCCCCAGGATG GGCGGGTTCCTCAGGCCAGCCCTGGCAGGAGATGCTGGTGAGAGGCGGGGGCACCAGCTGGCTGGGCCGAACCCTGAGCCCTGCGCCCCAAGCCCTCTTTCCGGCCCAGCTGACGATGTGGAGGACCTCTTGCTCCAGGCTCTGCAGCAGAGCAGCCtggaggaccacctgctggaagCTACATGGGGGGTGGATCCAATCTCCCCAGAGGCTCCTG GCCCAGAGCTCCCTGCGGGGCAGCTGTACCTGCCAAAGCCCCAGGCCCAGACGACAG AACCCAGCCTGGGCACCCTGGACGTGACCATCATGTACAAGGGCCGAACGGTGCTGCAGGAGGTGGTGGGCCGCCCAAGATGTGTGTTCCTATACGGGCCTCCCAGCCTACCTGTTGAGGCCACAGAACTCCAGTGCGTGGccttccccagccctgctgaGCTCCCCGACCAGAAACAGCTTCACTACACAGAGAAGCTGCTGCAGCACGTGGCCCCTGGCCTGCAGCTGGAGCTCCGGGGGCCTGGGCTGTGGGCCCGGCGCCTGGGCAAGTGCAAGGTCTTCTGGGAGGTGGGAGGCCCCCTGGGCTCTGCCAGCCCCTCTAGCCCGGCCCGCCTGCTGCCCAGGAACTGCGACACTCCCATCTTCGACTTCAGCACCTTCTTCCGAG AGCTTGTGGAGTTCCGGGCTCGCCAGCGCCAGGGCTCCCCACACTACACCATCTACCTGGCCTTTGGGCAAGACCTGTCAGCCAGGAGACCCAAGGAGAAGAGCCTGGTCCTGGTGAAG CTGGAGCCGTGGCTGTGCCGGGCGCACCTGGAGGGTGTGCAGCGTGAAGGCGTGTCCTCCCTGGACAGCGGCAGCCTAGGCCTCTGCCTGTCCAGCTCCAACAGCCTCTACAACGACCTCGAGCATTTCCTTGACCACTTCTTCATGGAGGTGGAGCAGCCCGCCTAG
- the IRF7 gene encoding interferon regulatory factor 7 isoform X3 codes for MAVAPDRVAPRVLFGDWLLGEVSSGRYEGLEWLDAARTHFRVPWKHFGRRDLGEADSRIFKAWAVARGRWPPSSSRSDPQTPESALRAGWKTNFRCALRSTRRFVMLQDNSGDLTDPHKVYALSPEVGWAGPNSPSEDAGINQGKDEALDVPPRMGGFLRPALAGDAGERRGHQLAGPNPEPCAPSPLSGPADDVEDLLLQALQQSSLEDHLLEATWGVDPISPEAPGPELPAGQLYLPKPQAQTTGLAPAPWQPPQEAEPCTALPPSACPPVAGEQVPARPGYSQLSLHTEPSLGTLDVTIMYKGRTVLQEVVGRPRCVFLYGPPSLPVEATELQCVAFPSPAELPDQKQLHYTEKLLQHVAPGLQLELRGPGLWARRLGKCKVFWEVGGPLGSASPSSPARLLPRNCDTPIFDFSTFFRELVEFRARQRQGSPHYTIYLAFGQDLSARRPKEKSLVLVKLEPWLCRAHLEGVQREGVSSLDSGSLGLCLSSSNSLYNDLEHFLDHFFMEVEQPA; via the exons ATGGCTGTGGCTCCCGACAG GGTAGCCCCGCGCGTGCTGTTCGGAGACTGGCTTTTGGGCGAGGTCAGCAGCGGCCGCTACGAGGGGCTGGAGTGGCTGGACGCAGCCCGCACACACTTCCGTGTCCCCTGGAAGCACTTCGGGCGGAGGGACCTGGGCGAGGCGGACTCACGCATCTTCAAG GCCTGGGCCGTAGCCCGCGGCAGGTGGCcgcccagcagcagcagaagtgaCCCTCAGACCCCCGAGAGCGCCCTCCGCGCAGGCTGGAAAACCAACTTCCGCTGCGCATTGCGCAGCACGCGGCGCTTCGTGATGCTGCAAGACAACTCTGGGGACCTCACGGACCCGCATAAGGTGTATGCGCTCAGCCCCGAGGTGGGGTGGGCAG GTCCCAACTCTCCCTCAGAAGATGCAGGCATTAACCAGGGGAAGGATGAGGCCCTTGATGTCCCCCCCAGGATG GGCGGGTTCCTCAGGCCAGCCCTGGCAGGAGATGCTGGTGAGAGGCGGGGGCACCAGCTGGCTGGGCCGAACCCTGAGCCCTGCGCCCCAAGCCCTCTTTCCGGCCCAGCTGACGATGTGGAGGACCTCTTGCTCCAGGCTCTGCAGCAGAGCAGCCtggaggaccacctgctggaagCTACATGGGGGGTGGATCCAATCTCCCCAGAGGCTCCTG GCCCAGAGCTCCCTGCGGGGCAGCTGTACCTGCCAAAGCCCCAGGCCCAGACGACAG GCCTAGCCCCAGCACCCTGGCAGCCCCCTCAAGAGGCAGAGCCCTGCACTGCGCTGCCCCCCAGTGCCTGTCCCCCGGTGGCAGGTGAGCAGGTCCCAGCCAGGCCTGGCTACTCACAGCTCAGTCTGCACACAGAACCCAGCCTGGGCACCCTGGACGTGACCATCATGTACAAGGGCCGAACGGTGCTGCAGGAGGTGGTGGGCCGCCCAAGATGTGTGTTCCTATACGGGCCTCCCAGCCTACCTGTTGAGGCCACAGAACTCCAGTGCGTGGccttccccagccctgctgaGCTCCCCGACCAGAAACAGCTTCACTACACAGAGAAGCTGCTGCAGCACGTGGCCCCTGGCCTGCAGCTGGAGCTCCGGGGGCCTGGGCTGTGGGCCCGGCGCCTGGGCAAGTGCAAGGTCTTCTGGGAGGTGGGAGGCCCCCTGGGCTCTGCCAGCCCCTCTAGCCCGGCCCGCCTGCTGCCCAGGAACTGCGACACTCCCATCTTCGACTTCAGCACCTTCTTCCGAG AGCTTGTGGAGTTCCGGGCTCGCCAGCGCCAGGGCTCCCCACACTACACCATCTACCTGGCCTTTGGGCAAGACCTGTCAGCCAGGAGACCCAAGGAGAAGAGCCTGGTCCTGGTGAAG CTGGAGCCGTGGCTGTGCCGGGCGCACCTGGAGGGTGTGCAGCGTGAAGGCGTGTCCTCCCTGGACAGCGGCAGCCTAGGCCTCTGCCTGTCCAGCTCCAACAGCCTCTACAACGACCTCGAGCATTTCCTTGACCACTTCTTCATGGAGGTGGAGCAGCCCGCCTAG
- the IRF7 gene encoding interferon regulatory factor 7 isoform X4 — protein sequence MAVAPDRVAPRVLFGDWLLGEVSSGRYEGLEWLDAARTHFRVPWKHFGRRDLGEADSRIFKAWAVARGRWPPSSSRSDPQTPESALRAGWKTNFRCALRSTRRFVMLQDNSGDLTDPHKVYALSPEVGWAEDAGINQGKDEALDVPPRMGGFLRPALAGDAGERRGHQLAGPNPEPCAPSPLSGPADDVEDLLLQALQQSSLEDHLLEATWGVDPISPEAPGPELPAGQLYLPKPQAQTTGLAPAPWQPPQEAEPCTALPPSACPPVAGEQVPARPGYSQLSLHTEPSLGTLDVTIMYKGRTVLQEVVGRPRCVFLYGPPSLPVEATELQCVAFPSPAELPDQKQLHYTEKLLQHVAPGLQLELRGPGLWARRLGKCKVFWEVGGPLGSASPSSPARLLPRNCDTPIFDFSTFFRELVEFRARQRQGSPHYTIYLAFGQDLSARRPKEKSLVLVKLEPWLCRAHLEGVQREGVSSLDSGSLGLCLSSSNSLYNDLEHFLDHFFMEVEQPA from the exons ATGGCTGTGGCTCCCGACAG GGTAGCCCCGCGCGTGCTGTTCGGAGACTGGCTTTTGGGCGAGGTCAGCAGCGGCCGCTACGAGGGGCTGGAGTGGCTGGACGCAGCCCGCACACACTTCCGTGTCCCCTGGAAGCACTTCGGGCGGAGGGACCTGGGCGAGGCGGACTCACGCATCTTCAAG GCCTGGGCCGTAGCCCGCGGCAGGTGGCcgcccagcagcagcagaagtgaCCCTCAGACCCCCGAGAGCGCCCTCCGCGCAGGCTGGAAAACCAACTTCCGCTGCGCATTGCGCAGCACGCGGCGCTTCGTGATGCTGCAAGACAACTCTGGGGACCTCACGGACCCGCATAAGGTGTATGCGCTCAGCCCCGAGGTGGGGTGGGCAG AAGATGCAGGCATTAACCAGGGGAAGGATGAGGCCCTTGATGTCCCCCCCAGGATG GGCGGGTTCCTCAGGCCAGCCCTGGCAGGAGATGCTGGTGAGAGGCGGGGGCACCAGCTGGCTGGGCCGAACCCTGAGCCCTGCGCCCCAAGCCCTCTTTCCGGCCCAGCTGACGATGTGGAGGACCTCTTGCTCCAGGCTCTGCAGCAGAGCAGCCtggaggaccacctgctggaagCTACATGGGGGGTGGATCCAATCTCCCCAGAGGCTCCTG GCCCAGAGCTCCCTGCGGGGCAGCTGTACCTGCCAAAGCCCCAGGCCCAGACGACAG GCCTAGCCCCAGCACCCTGGCAGCCCCCTCAAGAGGCAGAGCCCTGCACTGCGCTGCCCCCCAGTGCCTGTCCCCCGGTGGCAGGTGAGCAGGTCCCAGCCAGGCCTGGCTACTCACAGCTCAGTCTGCACACAGAACCCAGCCTGGGCACCCTGGACGTGACCATCATGTACAAGGGCCGAACGGTGCTGCAGGAGGTGGTGGGCCGCCCAAGATGTGTGTTCCTATACGGGCCTCCCAGCCTACCTGTTGAGGCCACAGAACTCCAGTGCGTGGccttccccagccctgctgaGCTCCCCGACCAGAAACAGCTTCACTACACAGAGAAGCTGCTGCAGCACGTGGCCCCTGGCCTGCAGCTGGAGCTCCGGGGGCCTGGGCTGTGGGCCCGGCGCCTGGGCAAGTGCAAGGTCTTCTGGGAGGTGGGAGGCCCCCTGGGCTCTGCCAGCCCCTCTAGCCCGGCCCGCCTGCTGCCCAGGAACTGCGACACTCCCATCTTCGACTTCAGCACCTTCTTCCGAG AGCTTGTGGAGTTCCGGGCTCGCCAGCGCCAGGGCTCCCCACACTACACCATCTACCTGGCCTTTGGGCAAGACCTGTCAGCCAGGAGACCCAAGGAGAAGAGCCTGGTCCTGGTGAAG CTGGAGCCGTGGCTGTGCCGGGCGCACCTGGAGGGTGTGCAGCGTGAAGGCGTGTCCTCCCTGGACAGCGGCAGCCTAGGCCTCTGCCTGTCCAGCTCCAACAGCCTCTACAACGACCTCGAGCATTTCCTTGACCACTTCTTCATGGAGGTGGAGCAGCCCGCCTAG
- the IRF7 gene encoding interferon regulatory factor 7 isoform X8, with the protein MAVAPDRVAPRVLFGDWLLGEVSSGRYEGLEWLDAARTHFRVPWKHFGRRDLGEADSRIFKAWAVARGRWPPSSSRSDPQTPESALRAGWKTNFRCALRSTRRFVMLQDNSGDLTDPHKVYALSPEVGWAEDAGINQGKDEALDVPPRMGGFLRPALAGDAGERRGHQLAGPNPEPCAPSPLSGPADDVEDLLLQALQQSSLEDHLLEATWGVDPISPEAPGPELPAGQLYLPKPQAQTTEPSLGTLDVTIMYKGRTVLQEVVGRPRCVFLYGPPSLPVEATELQCVAFPSPAELPDQKQLHYTEKLLQHVAPGLQLELRGPGLWARRLGKCKVFWEVGGPLGSASPSSPARLLPRNCDTPIFDFSTFFRELVEFRARQRQGSPHYTIYLAFGQDLSARRPKEKSLVLVKLEPWLCRAHLEGVQREGVSSLDSGSLGLCLSSSNSLYNDLEHFLDHFFMEVEQPA; encoded by the exons ATGGCTGTGGCTCCCGACAG GGTAGCCCCGCGCGTGCTGTTCGGAGACTGGCTTTTGGGCGAGGTCAGCAGCGGCCGCTACGAGGGGCTGGAGTGGCTGGACGCAGCCCGCACACACTTCCGTGTCCCCTGGAAGCACTTCGGGCGGAGGGACCTGGGCGAGGCGGACTCACGCATCTTCAAG GCCTGGGCCGTAGCCCGCGGCAGGTGGCcgcccagcagcagcagaagtgaCCCTCAGACCCCCGAGAGCGCCCTCCGCGCAGGCTGGAAAACCAACTTCCGCTGCGCATTGCGCAGCACGCGGCGCTTCGTGATGCTGCAAGACAACTCTGGGGACCTCACGGACCCGCATAAGGTGTATGCGCTCAGCCCCGAGGTGGGGTGGGCAG AAGATGCAGGCATTAACCAGGGGAAGGATGAGGCCCTTGATGTCCCCCCCAGGATG GGCGGGTTCCTCAGGCCAGCCCTGGCAGGAGATGCTGGTGAGAGGCGGGGGCACCAGCTGGCTGGGCCGAACCCTGAGCCCTGCGCCCCAAGCCCTCTTTCCGGCCCAGCTGACGATGTGGAGGACCTCTTGCTCCAGGCTCTGCAGCAGAGCAGCCtggaggaccacctgctggaagCTACATGGGGGGTGGATCCAATCTCCCCAGAGGCTCCTG GCCCAGAGCTCCCTGCGGGGCAGCTGTACCTGCCAAAGCCCCAGGCCCAGACGACAG AACCCAGCCTGGGCACCCTGGACGTGACCATCATGTACAAGGGCCGAACGGTGCTGCAGGAGGTGGTGGGCCGCCCAAGATGTGTGTTCCTATACGGGCCTCCCAGCCTACCTGTTGAGGCCACAGAACTCCAGTGCGTGGccttccccagccctgctgaGCTCCCCGACCAGAAACAGCTTCACTACACAGAGAAGCTGCTGCAGCACGTGGCCCCTGGCCTGCAGCTGGAGCTCCGGGGGCCTGGGCTGTGGGCCCGGCGCCTGGGCAAGTGCAAGGTCTTCTGGGAGGTGGGAGGCCCCCTGGGCTCTGCCAGCCCCTCTAGCCCGGCCCGCCTGCTGCCCAGGAACTGCGACACTCCCATCTTCGACTTCAGCACCTTCTTCCGAG AGCTTGTGGAGTTCCGGGCTCGCCAGCGCCAGGGCTCCCCACACTACACCATCTACCTGGCCTTTGGGCAAGACCTGTCAGCCAGGAGACCCAAGGAGAAGAGCCTGGTCCTGGTGAAG CTGGAGCCGTGGCTGTGCCGGGCGCACCTGGAGGGTGTGCAGCGTGAAGGCGTGTCCTCCCTGGACAGCGGCAGCCTAGGCCTCTGCCTGTCCAGCTCCAACAGCCTCTACAACGACCTCGAGCATTTCCTTGACCACTTCTTCATGGAGGTGGAGCAGCCCGCCTAG
- the IRF7 gene encoding interferon regulatory factor 7 isoform X6: MAVAPDRVAPRVLFGDWLLGEVSSGRYEGLEWLDAARTHFRVPWKHFGRRDLGEADSRIFKAWAVARGRWPPSSSRSDPQTPESALRAGWKTNFRCALRSTRRFVMLQDNSGDLTDPHKVYALSPEVGWAVSGPNSPSEDAGINQGKDEALDVPPRMGGFLRPALAGDAGERRGHQLAGPNPEPCAPSPLSGPADDVEDLLLQALQQSSLEDHLLEATWGVDPISPEAPGPELPAGQLYLPKPQAQTTEPSLGTLDVTIMYKGRTVLQEVVGRPRCVFLYGPPSLPVEATELQCVAFPSPAELPDQKQLHYTEKLLQHVAPGLQLELRGPGLWARRLGKCKVFWEVGGPLGSASPSSPARLLPRNCDTPIFDFSTFFRELVEFRARQRQGSPHYTIYLAFGQDLSARRPKEKSLVLVKLEPWLCRAHLEGVQREGVSSLDSGSLGLCLSSSNSLYNDLEHFLDHFFMEVEQPA; this comes from the exons ATGGCTGTGGCTCCCGACAG GGTAGCCCCGCGCGTGCTGTTCGGAGACTGGCTTTTGGGCGAGGTCAGCAGCGGCCGCTACGAGGGGCTGGAGTGGCTGGACGCAGCCCGCACACACTTCCGTGTCCCCTGGAAGCACTTCGGGCGGAGGGACCTGGGCGAGGCGGACTCACGCATCTTCAAG GCCTGGGCCGTAGCCCGCGGCAGGTGGCcgcccagcagcagcagaagtgaCCCTCAGACCCCCGAGAGCGCCCTCCGCGCAGGCTGGAAAACCAACTTCCGCTGCGCATTGCGCAGCACGCGGCGCTTCGTGATGCTGCAAGACAACTCTGGGGACCTCACGGACCCGCATAAGGTGTATGCGCTCAGCCCCGAGGTGGGGTGGGCAG TCTCAGGTCCCAACTCTCCCTCAGAAGATGCAGGCATTAACCAGGGGAAGGATGAGGCCCTTGATGTCCCCCCCAGGATG GGCGGGTTCCTCAGGCCAGCCCTGGCAGGAGATGCTGGTGAGAGGCGGGGGCACCAGCTGGCTGGGCCGAACCCTGAGCCCTGCGCCCCAAGCCCTCTTTCCGGCCCAGCTGACGATGTGGAGGACCTCTTGCTCCAGGCTCTGCAGCAGAGCAGCCtggaggaccacctgctggaagCTACATGGGGGGTGGATCCAATCTCCCCAGAGGCTCCTG GCCCAGAGCTCCCTGCGGGGCAGCTGTACCTGCCAAAGCCCCAGGCCCAGACGACAG AACCCAGCCTGGGCACCCTGGACGTGACCATCATGTACAAGGGCCGAACGGTGCTGCAGGAGGTGGTGGGCCGCCCAAGATGTGTGTTCCTATACGGGCCTCCCAGCCTACCTGTTGAGGCCACAGAACTCCAGTGCGTGGccttccccagccctgctgaGCTCCCCGACCAGAAACAGCTTCACTACACAGAGAAGCTGCTGCAGCACGTGGCCCCTGGCCTGCAGCTGGAGCTCCGGGGGCCTGGGCTGTGGGCCCGGCGCCTGGGCAAGTGCAAGGTCTTCTGGGAGGTGGGAGGCCCCCTGGGCTCTGCCAGCCCCTCTAGCCCGGCCCGCCTGCTGCCCAGGAACTGCGACACTCCCATCTTCGACTTCAGCACCTTCTTCCGAG AGCTTGTGGAGTTCCGGGCTCGCCAGCGCCAGGGCTCCCCACACTACACCATCTACCTGGCCTTTGGGCAAGACCTGTCAGCCAGGAGACCCAAGGAGAAGAGCCTGGTCCTGGTGAAG CTGGAGCCGTGGCTGTGCCGGGCGCACCTGGAGGGTGTGCAGCGTGAAGGCGTGTCCTCCCTGGACAGCGGCAGCCTAGGCCTCTGCCTGTCCAGCTCCAACAGCCTCTACAACGACCTCGAGCATTTCCTTGACCACTTCTTCATGGAGGTGGAGCAGCCCGCCTAG
- the IRF7 gene encoding interferon regulatory factor 7 isoform X2 — MAVAPDRVAPRVLFGDWLLGEVSSGRYEGLEWLDAARTHFRVPWKHFGRRDLGEADSRIFKAWAVARGRWPPSSSRSDPQTPESALRAGWKTNFRCALRSTRRFVMLQDNSGDLTDPHKVYALSPEVGWAVSGPNSPSEDAGINQGKDEALDVPPRMGGFLRPALAGDAGERRGHQLAGPNPEPCAPSPLSGPADDVEDLLLQALQQSSLEDHLLEATWGVDPISPEAPGPELPAGQLYLPKPQAQTTGLAPAPWQPPQEAEPCTALPPSACPPVAGEQVPARPGYSQLSLHTEPSLGTLDVTIMYKGRTVLQEVVGRPRCVFLYGPPSLPVEATELQCVAFPSPAELPDQKQLHYTEKLLQHVAPGLQLELRGPGLWARRLGKCKVFWEVGGPLGSASPSSPARLLPRNCDTPIFDFSTFFRELVEFRARQRQGSPHYTIYLAFGQDLSARRPKEKSLVLVKLEPWLCRAHLEGVQREGVSSLDSGSLGLCLSSSNSLYNDLEHFLDHFFMEVEQPA; from the exons ATGGCTGTGGCTCCCGACAG GGTAGCCCCGCGCGTGCTGTTCGGAGACTGGCTTTTGGGCGAGGTCAGCAGCGGCCGCTACGAGGGGCTGGAGTGGCTGGACGCAGCCCGCACACACTTCCGTGTCCCCTGGAAGCACTTCGGGCGGAGGGACCTGGGCGAGGCGGACTCACGCATCTTCAAG GCCTGGGCCGTAGCCCGCGGCAGGTGGCcgcccagcagcagcagaagtgaCCCTCAGACCCCCGAGAGCGCCCTCCGCGCAGGCTGGAAAACCAACTTCCGCTGCGCATTGCGCAGCACGCGGCGCTTCGTGATGCTGCAAGACAACTCTGGGGACCTCACGGACCCGCATAAGGTGTATGCGCTCAGCCCCGAGGTGGGGTGGGCAG TCTCAGGTCCCAACTCTCCCTCAGAAGATGCAGGCATTAACCAGGGGAAGGATGAGGCCCTTGATGTCCCCCCCAGGATG GGCGGGTTCCTCAGGCCAGCCCTGGCAGGAGATGCTGGTGAGAGGCGGGGGCACCAGCTGGCTGGGCCGAACCCTGAGCCCTGCGCCCCAAGCCCTCTTTCCGGCCCAGCTGACGATGTGGAGGACCTCTTGCTCCAGGCTCTGCAGCAGAGCAGCCtggaggaccacctgctggaagCTACATGGGGGGTGGATCCAATCTCCCCAGAGGCTCCTG GCCCAGAGCTCCCTGCGGGGCAGCTGTACCTGCCAAAGCCCCAGGCCCAGACGACAG GCCTAGCCCCAGCACCCTGGCAGCCCCCTCAAGAGGCAGAGCCCTGCACTGCGCTGCCCCCCAGTGCCTGTCCCCCGGTGGCAGGTGAGCAGGTCCCAGCCAGGCCTGGCTACTCACAGCTCAGTCTGCACACAGAACCCAGCCTGGGCACCCTGGACGTGACCATCATGTACAAGGGCCGAACGGTGCTGCAGGAGGTGGTGGGCCGCCCAAGATGTGTGTTCCTATACGGGCCTCCCAGCCTACCTGTTGAGGCCACAGAACTCCAGTGCGTGGccttccccagccctgctgaGCTCCCCGACCAGAAACAGCTTCACTACACAGAGAAGCTGCTGCAGCACGTGGCCCCTGGCCTGCAGCTGGAGCTCCGGGGGCCTGGGCTGTGGGCCCGGCGCCTGGGCAAGTGCAAGGTCTTCTGGGAGGTGGGAGGCCCCCTGGGCTCTGCCAGCCCCTCTAGCCCGGCCCGCCTGCTGCCCAGGAACTGCGACACTCCCATCTTCGACTTCAGCACCTTCTTCCGAG AGCTTGTGGAGTTCCGGGCTCGCCAGCGCCAGGGCTCCCCACACTACACCATCTACCTGGCCTTTGGGCAAGACCTGTCAGCCAGGAGACCCAAGGAGAAGAGCCTGGTCCTGGTGAAG CTGGAGCCGTGGCTGTGCCGGGCGCACCTGGAGGGTGTGCAGCGTGAAGGCGTGTCCTCCCTGGACAGCGGCAGCCTAGGCCTCTGCCTGTCCAGCTCCAACAGCCTCTACAACGACCTCGAGCATTTCCTTGACCACTTCTTCATGGAGGTGGAGCAGCCCGCCTAG
- the IRF7 gene encoding interferon regulatory factor 7 isoform X5, giving the protein MAVAPDRVAPRVLFGDWLLGEVSSGRYEGLEWLDAARTHFRVPWKHFGRRDLGEADSRIFKAWAVARGRWPPSSSRSDPQTPESALRAGWKTNFRCALRSTRRFVMLQDNSGDLTDPHKVYALSPEVGWAALRVHPGVHTLACHSGVSGPNSPSEDAGINQGKDEALDVPPRMGGFLRPALAGDAGERRGHQLAGPNPEPCAPSPLSGPADDVEDLLLQALQQSSLEDHLLEATWGVDPISPEAPGPELPAGQLYLPKPQAQTTEPSLGTLDVTIMYKGRTVLQEVVGRPRCVFLYGPPSLPVEATELQCVAFPSPAELPDQKQLHYTEKLLQHVAPGLQLELRGPGLWARRLGKCKVFWEVGGPLGSASPSSPARLLPRNCDTPIFDFSTFFRELVEFRARQRQGSPHYTIYLAFGQDLSARRPKEKSLVLVKLEPWLCRAHLEGVQREGVSSLDSGSLGLCLSSSNSLYNDLEHFLDHFFMEVEQPA; this is encoded by the exons ATGGCTGTGGCTCCCGACAG GGTAGCCCCGCGCGTGCTGTTCGGAGACTGGCTTTTGGGCGAGGTCAGCAGCGGCCGCTACGAGGGGCTGGAGTGGCTGGACGCAGCCCGCACACACTTCCGTGTCCCCTGGAAGCACTTCGGGCGGAGGGACCTGGGCGAGGCGGACTCACGCATCTTCAAG GCCTGGGCCGTAGCCCGCGGCAGGTGGCcgcccagcagcagcagaagtgaCCCTCAGACCCCCGAGAGCGCCCTCCGCGCAGGCTGGAAAACCAACTTCCGCTGCGCATTGCGCAGCACGCGGCGCTTCGTGATGCTGCAAGACAACTCTGGGGACCTCACGGACCCGCATAAGGTGTATGCGCTCAGCCCCGAGGTGGGGTGGGCAG CTTTGAGGGTCCACCCAGGGGTTCACACCTTGGCGTGCCACTCTGGAGTCTCAGGTCCCAACTCTCCCTCAGAAGATGCAGGCATTAACCAGGGGAAGGATGAGGCCCTTGATGTCCCCCCCAGGATG GGCGGGTTCCTCAGGCCAGCCCTGGCAGGAGATGCTGGTGAGAGGCGGGGGCACCAGCTGGCTGGGCCGAACCCTGAGCCCTGCGCCCCAAGCCCTCTTTCCGGCCCAGCTGACGATGTGGAGGACCTCTTGCTCCAGGCTCTGCAGCAGAGCAGCCtggaggaccacctgctggaagCTACATGGGGGGTGGATCCAATCTCCCCAGAGGCTCCTG GCCCAGAGCTCCCTGCGGGGCAGCTGTACCTGCCAAAGCCCCAGGCCCAGACGACAG AACCCAGCCTGGGCACCCTGGACGTGACCATCATGTACAAGGGCCGAACGGTGCTGCAGGAGGTGGTGGGCCGCCCAAGATGTGTGTTCCTATACGGGCCTCCCAGCCTACCTGTTGAGGCCACAGAACTCCAGTGCGTGGccttccccagccctgctgaGCTCCCCGACCAGAAACAGCTTCACTACACAGAGAAGCTGCTGCAGCACGTGGCCCCTGGCCTGCAGCTGGAGCTCCGGGGGCCTGGGCTGTGGGCCCGGCGCCTGGGCAAGTGCAAGGTCTTCTGGGAGGTGGGAGGCCCCCTGGGCTCTGCCAGCCCCTCTAGCCCGGCCCGCCTGCTGCCCAGGAACTGCGACACTCCCATCTTCGACTTCAGCACCTTCTTCCGAG AGCTTGTGGAGTTCCGGGCTCGCCAGCGCCAGGGCTCCCCACACTACACCATCTACCTGGCCTTTGGGCAAGACCTGTCAGCCAGGAGACCCAAGGAGAAGAGCCTGGTCCTGGTGAAG CTGGAGCCGTGGCTGTGCCGGGCGCACCTGGAGGGTGTGCAGCGTGAAGGCGTGTCCTCCCTGGACAGCGGCAGCCTAGGCCTCTGCCTGTCCAGCTCCAACAGCCTCTACAACGACCTCGAGCATTTCCTTGACCACTTCTTCATGGAGGTGGAGCAGCCCGCCTAG